A genomic stretch from Chryseobacterium sp. SNU WT5 includes:
- a CDS encoding phosphocholine-specific phospholipase C, with protein sequence MDRKTFLEKSAMLMAGLGTAGVLHPSILNAFKIEPAGNSFYDAEHVVILTQENRSFDHAFGSMKGVRGFLDQRAFIKPDGKSVFFQQKKGKYAIPTRLDIKNTKATWMSALPHSWRDQIEAFNGGKYDQWIEAKASGRKEYAEMPLTMGYYTREDLPFYYQLADAFTIADHYFCSSLTGTTPNRLFHWSGTIRKSKEGSVKANVYNGHINYDKQNQATWETFPELLEKNEVSWKIYQNDISLPKGMTGEQDAWLSNFTDNPLEWFVQYRVRFSPGYYHYIPSLIQQFEKELAENPKKAVQLNAIIDDLKKDIENYKPEDFNNLNSFEQNIHQKAFSTNINDPDFWKLDESTDSNGNRLVVPKGDVLYQFRKDTEEGTLPLVSWVIAPERFSDHPGSPWYGAWFISEMMNILTKDPEVWKKTIFIINYDENDGYFDHVIPFTPPNNPSQPVDYNGESGAEFIHNSQKYMQTDGLQEKDLVEGPIGLGYRVPLIVASPWTRGGYVNSEVFDHTSVIQFLEKFIEKKFKKDVRIDNISDWRRAICGDLTSIFNHSGEKSPVIDFVDQRHCASQINAAKDKPVPDFKYFNKEEIAGDLLEIQERGIKKSNSLPYNFLVNLTESGIVMENTIKKGVPLQVFDRSKLKEAVGFYFPYALFGKQKLTHSIVGACDYEVFGPNGFYRSFEGEFEDIKKRLQVKLLTDEERKVFLVFSLKGSKDQKIEIHDHYTGGKQEILVSKNEKVIRIETPEQSGWYDLEIKTQDFRWRFAGRGENGKESISDPHWA encoded by the coding sequence ATGGATAGAAAAACCTTTTTGGAGAAGTCTGCTATGCTTATGGCAGGTTTAGGAACTGCGGGAGTTCTGCATCCCTCCATTTTGAATGCTTTCAAGATTGAACCTGCCGGCAATAGTTTTTATGATGCTGAACACGTTGTTATTCTCACGCAGGAAAATAGATCCTTTGACCATGCTTTCGGAAGTATGAAAGGGGTTCGTGGTTTTTTGGATCAGCGAGCCTTCATAAAACCTGATGGGAAGAGCGTTTTCTTCCAGCAGAAAAAAGGGAAATATGCAATTCCTACCAGACTCGATATTAAAAATACAAAAGCAACATGGATGAGTGCTTTACCTCATTCTTGGCGAGACCAAATAGAGGCATTCAATGGTGGTAAATATGATCAATGGATAGAAGCAAAAGCTTCGGGTCGAAAAGAATATGCAGAAATGCCATTGACAATGGGCTATTATACACGAGAGGATCTGCCTTTTTATTATCAATTAGCGGATGCTTTTACCATCGCAGATCATTATTTCTGCTCTTCACTCACTGGCACTACACCTAATCGGCTCTTTCATTGGTCAGGTACTATTAGAAAATCGAAAGAAGGTAGTGTAAAAGCAAATGTTTACAATGGTCATATTAATTATGACAAACAAAATCAGGCGACCTGGGAAACTTTTCCGGAACTTTTAGAAAAGAATGAGGTAAGTTGGAAGATTTATCAAAATGATATTAGTCTGCCGAAAGGAATGACGGGCGAACAAGACGCCTGGCTGAGTAATTTCACCGATAATCCGTTGGAATGGTTCGTACAATATCGTGTTCGGTTTTCGCCAGGGTATTACCATTATATTCCCTCGCTCATTCAACAATTCGAGAAAGAACTTGCTGAAAACCCTAAAAAAGCAGTTCAATTAAATGCGATCATTGATGATCTCAAAAAAGATATAGAAAATTACAAACCAGAGGATTTTAATAATTTAAATAGTTTTGAGCAAAACATTCATCAAAAAGCTTTTTCTACAAATATCAATGATCCGGATTTCTGGAAGCTTGATGAAAGTACGGATAGCAACGGAAATAGATTAGTGGTGCCGAAAGGTGATGTCCTTTACCAATTTAGAAAAGATACAGAAGAAGGAACGCTTCCATTGGTGTCGTGGGTTATTGCTCCCGAACGTTTTTCCGATCATCCAGGATCTCCGTGGTACGGTGCCTGGTTTATTTCTGAAATGATGAATATTCTCACGAAAGATCCTGAAGTTTGGAAAAAAACAATTTTCATTATTAATTATGATGAAAATGATGGATACTTCGATCACGTCATCCCTTTCACACCTCCTAATAATCCTTCACAACCAGTCGATTATAATGGTGAAAGTGGCGCGGAGTTTATCCATAACTCTCAAAAGTATATGCAAACTGATGGACTTCAAGAAAAAGATCTGGTAGAAGGACCAATTGGATTAGGCTACCGGGTTCCATTAATTGTAGCATCACCTTGGACAAGAGGAGGTTATGTGAATTCTGAAGTGTTTGATCATACGTCGGTAATCCAATTTTTAGAAAAGTTTATTGAGAAGAAATTTAAGAAAGACGTACGCATAGACAACATCAGTGACTGGCGCCGTGCAATCTGTGGTGATCTCACTTCCATATTTAACCACTCTGGTGAGAAAAGCCCCGTAATTGATTTTGTGGATCAACGTCATTGCGCTTCACAGATCAACGCTGCGAAAGATAAACCTGTACCAGATTTTAAATATTTTAATAAAGAAGAAATTGCCGGTGATTTATTGGAAATTCAAGAACGAGGGATAAAGAAATCCAATTCACTGCCCTATAATTTTCTGGTTAATCTCACAGAAAGCGGTATTGTAATGGAGAATACAATAAAAAAAGGAGTTCCATTGCAGGTTTTTGATCGTTCTAAACTGAAAGAAGCAGTAGGATTTTATTTCCCGTATGCATTATTTGGTAAACAGAAACTGACTCATTCAATCGTTGGAGCTTGTGATTATGAAGTTTTTGGTCCTAATGGATTCTACCGTTCTTTTGAAGGGGAGTTTGAAGATATTAAGAAGAGGCTTCAGGTAAAATTACTTACAGATGAAGAACGTAAAGTTTTCTTGGTGTTTTCTCTTAAAGGTTCAAAAGATCAAAAGATAGAGATTCACGATCATTACACTGGAGGCAAACAGGAAATTTTAGTTTCCAAAAATGAAAAAGTGATTCGTATAGAAACGCCTGAGCAATCTGGCTGGTATGATCTTGAAATAAAAACGCAAGATTTTAGATGGCGCTTTGCAGGTCGTGGTGAGAATGGTAAAGAAAGTATCTCCGATCCTCATTGGGCATAA
- a CDS encoding YihY/virulence factor BrkB family protein, translating into MKKIKFYWETLKETATEWVNSDATRDSASLAYYAIFAIPGLLIIIIWIAGHFFGQEAIRGQITEQIGSMMGDDVASSIQELIASALIDRENIFMKTVGVFSLVFGATTIFFQLQKSLNKLWDVEPAPKQAILKFLLDRANSLGMILVIGFLLMITMVLSSAISLLNNFIMYSLGVETYILMEVVNYGVGFAIVVLLFAFMFKVLPDVEIRWKAVWTGAFLTAILFNVGKLLLSLYFAELKPTSAFGKAGTIILVMMWINYSCMLIFFGAEFTKVYSKKKGFNITPSKHAKWSGEKLYQESLAEKK; encoded by the coding sequence ATGAAAAAGATAAAATTTTACTGGGAAACTTTAAAAGAAACAGCTACCGAATGGGTGAACTCTGATGCTACGCGCGATTCTGCTAGTTTGGCCTATTATGCCATCTTCGCAATTCCTGGTTTATTGATTATTATTATCTGGATCGCAGGACATTTTTTCGGGCAAGAAGCAATCCGGGGACAGATTACTGAGCAAATCGGCAGCATGATGGGAGACGATGTAGCCTCCAGTATTCAGGAATTAATTGCGAGCGCCTTAATCGACAGGGAAAATATTTTCATGAAAACGGTCGGTGTCTTTTCCCTGGTTTTCGGTGCTACCACTATTTTTTTCCAATTGCAAAAATCCTTAAATAAATTATGGGACGTTGAACCTGCACCAAAACAAGCCATCCTCAAGTTTCTTTTAGATCGCGCTAACTCTCTCGGGATGATTCTGGTGATTGGATTTTTATTGATGATCACCATGGTGCTTTCTTCTGCCATCAGTTTGCTCAATAATTTTATCATGTACAGTTTAGGCGTAGAAACGTACATCTTAATGGAGGTCGTGAATTACGGTGTTGGGTTCGCGATTGTCGTCTTACTTTTCGCCTTTATGTTTAAAGTATTGCCCGATGTTGAAATTCGGTGGAAAGCAGTTTGGACCGGCGCATTCCTGACGGCAATTTTGTTTAATGTTGGCAAACTATTATTAAGTCTCTATTTCGCAGAATTAAAACCTACCTCAGCCTTTGGAAAAGCTGGAACGATCATTTTAGTAATGATGTGGATTAACTATTCCTGTATGCTTATTTTCTTTGGCGCAGAATTCACCAAGGTATATTCCAAAAAGAAAGGTTTTAATATAACTCCCTCGAAACATGCGAAATGGAGTGGAGAAAAATTATATCAGGAATCTTTGGCTGAAAAAAAATAA